One window from the genome of Bradyrhizobium xenonodulans encodes:
- a CDS encoding rhodanese-like domain-containing protein, with amino-acid sequence MKLPTVTPADIRRALLLREEIALLDLRHEAGFATGHPLFAGNMAADRIGIEAEVRLPRKDVAIVLYDDGEGLVAAGAERLAALGYSNISALDGGLKAWRDARYQVFEDVNSYSKAFGELVEARRHTPSFSADEVAKLIADKANVAILDVRRFDEYATMNIPGSVSVPGAELVLRAGQAAPDPETTIIVNCAGRTRSIIGTQSLINAGVPNKVRALRNGTIGWTLARHTLDHGADRRGAIGSFEGGPANARDVAYRAGVRHIGASEMAALVAQTDRTLYRFDVRDAEEYAAGHLPGFRHYPGGQLVQETDMAAPVRGARILLTDDKGVRADMTASWLAQMGWEVYVLEGGYDGALEVGPPRALPKPDPAHRYRRPYEGTDVAQAAMQAYLDWEYGLVEQLRLDGTHGFYVI; translated from the coding sequence ATGAAGCTCCCGACCGTCACCCCTGCCGACATCCGCCGCGCGCTGCTGCTGCGCGAGGAGATCGCGCTGCTCGATCTCAGGCATGAGGCAGGCTTCGCGACCGGTCATCCGCTGTTCGCCGGCAACATGGCCGCGGATCGAATCGGGATCGAAGCCGAGGTGCGGCTGCCGCGCAAGGACGTGGCCATCGTGCTCTATGATGACGGCGAAGGCCTCGTCGCTGCGGGCGCCGAACGGCTTGCTGCGCTCGGCTACAGCAACATCAGCGCGCTCGACGGCGGTCTGAAGGCCTGGCGCGATGCGCGTTATCAGGTGTTCGAGGACGTCAATTCCTATTCCAAAGCATTCGGCGAGCTGGTCGAGGCGCGGCGGCACACGCCCTCGTTCAGCGCCGACGAGGTGGCGAAGCTCATCGCGGACAAGGCCAACGTCGCCATCCTCGACGTCCGCCGCTTCGACGAATACGCGACCATGAACATCCCGGGCTCGGTCAGCGTCCCTGGTGCGGAGCTGGTGCTGCGGGCGGGGCAGGCCGCGCCCGACCCTGAGACCACCATCATCGTCAATTGCGCCGGCCGCACGCGCTCGATCATCGGCACCCAGTCGCTGATCAATGCCGGCGTGCCCAACAAGGTGCGGGCGCTGCGCAACGGCACCATCGGCTGGACGCTGGCGCGGCATACGCTCGACCACGGTGCCGACAGGCGCGGCGCGATCGGATCGTTCGAGGGCGGCCCGGCCAATGCGCGCGATGTGGCCTATCGCGCCGGCGTTCGTCATATCGGCGCGAGCGAGATGGCCGCGCTCGTCGCGCAGACCGATCGCACGCTCTATCGCTTCGACGTGCGCGATGCCGAGGAATATGCGGCCGGCCATCTCCCGGGCTTCCGCCATTATCCCGGCGGCCAGCTCGTCCAAGAAACCGACATGGCCGCGCCGGTGCGTGGCGCACGCATTCTCCTGACCGACGACAAGGGCGTCCGCGCCGACATGACGGCGTCCTGGCTCGCGCAAATGGGCTGGGAGGTCTACGTGCTCGAAGGCGGCTATGACGGCGCCCTCGAGGTCGGCCCGCCGCGCGCTTTGCCCAAGCCCGACCCGGCCCACCGCTACCGCCGCCCCTATGAAGGTACCGACGTCGCGCAAGCCGCGATGCAGGCCTATCTCGACTGGGAATATGGCCTCGTCGAGCAGCTTCGCCTTGACGGCACGCACGGGTTTTATGTGATCTGA